One genomic segment of Musa acuminata AAA Group cultivar baxijiao chromosome BXJ3-3, Cavendish_Baxijiao_AAA, whole genome shotgun sequence includes these proteins:
- the LOC135585767 gene encoding uncharacterized protein LOC135585767 isoform X3 — protein sequence MGMDSHRRLDSLTAHIALYHSASSKVSNPNPSPRAAVLRWFSGLTVAHRQSALTVADADFLRVLLQMLSRLRRRGHGFFFLLPDLPSPSLPSLCFRRSYGLLSRAAAADAAERTVADSLLLFASSDDSPLLDAATVAEDLVSDVDRFVAVMDAISGGRFLRGEVNGLAAPWAEMPWLKDKGYYSLEAFVVNRLEVALRLSWLSSQGGKKLKGGKAAKEKALTAGLAANAFWRKKGCLDWWAGLDPGGRKKIFEAFLGKAAKSLANEIIRESELASWNELCFHKLDGEFQLRYGPIPCWMRSKKPFFSRKPDFCMDIITNTSSGRPQSLAKYLNCLLVIQEICSLYLSEYEEKIMLFSTLPSADTISDSILRKLQKLLMGIYTNYINVELLGDAKLKTNQNKSQQKSNTGCLKGKKKSRSSGKPRSVPKASKVDSTSCETSVGHECGADSARDSTTRLCSQEETILPMDNQKAKTTTTTLKDHGNGTPSAENDTENIGDSFECKSHTSKKKSGRRRAKTKSKISSSMKVGCPDLEDKRSALSSLAVDIERKEAIDPLLNVLSGPATVTPLSNGSAIISDPSPVDNSCEPYHEPGLMDENGNTGCMKKDLDLHNTINHCVTGLCFSKSSDRSEIHYECKCDSQSTNTLEVVPQISMTNSAICCDETSANSVDPSMKCLENENRYQVSNLSLPMPEPTIKGRSYDWPETKINNSENLCKITSQFVASSINQEGFANDDGSVIQNDSKTCYSYNQTNTFEGKSYEWPVIAPHNFSSFNSQHVPAATERLHLDVGHEWPAYRHQSFLCSRHQARLPSNEGGCNHILPPLTLPMSFDWPPMVKSCTRLSQTVTVSYDSGYNSRLQSSYCTGFSGHAVQNTGTFSENDRIHTGDILDVYDMKNMSDLAEDTESYWLSEEEIESHMLSGRDYNQFFGGGVMYWNPAEHVGSGFSRPPSHSSDDSGWAWHEADLNRAIDDMVGVPGLSASYNTNGLASPTATQFCSPFDTVGPGHQSVGYAVSGNDITGKVINSSSVPDIPEEKAPKSMNNSPSVIEGVKGDTLPFSMLRPIIVPSMSRRGSRSEFKLGYEHKSPCVPSSRRDVPQIKRPPSPVVLCVPRVPRPPPPSPVGESRKRGFPIVRSGSSSPRHWGVRFSDESGSEESQCCFDGAEVVWPSWGNKGLTTNPMVRSIHGPLLTDHLITIPQLAFDQEHPDVALPLQPPELLNCSSAKTSLSIMHNLLHEEIDFFCKQVAAENLIKKPYINWAVKRVTRSLQVLWPRSRTNIFGSNATGLALPTSDVDIVVSLPPVRNLEPIKEAGILEGRNGIKETCLQHAARYLANQEWVRNDSLKTIENTAIPVIMLVAEVPDDIDISRKKSSMVDIPRALSSMVPGRQCNIPTTDLSSTDCTSWPYSKMKKDDNIDVKSIRLDISFKSASHTGLQTSELDYSSSLNCRYMWHSLNGVRMMS from the exons ATGGGAATGGATTCCCACCGAAGACTTGATTCTCTCACCGCTCACATCGCCCTCTACCACTCAGCCTCCTCCAAGGTAtcgaaccctaaccctagccctcGGGCTGCCGTACTCCGGTGGTTCTCGGGCCTGACCGTCGCCCACCGCCAGTCCGCCCTCACCGTCGCGGACGCCGACTTCCTTCGCGTCCTCCTCCAGATGCTCTCCCGCCTCCGCCGCCGAGGccacggcttcttcttcctcctccctgacCTCCCCTCCCCTTCCCTCCCCTCCCTCTGCTTCCGCCGTTCTTACGGTCTCCTCTCCCGCGCCGCTGCTGCCGACGCCGCCGAGAGGACCGTCGCCGATTCCCTCCTCCTTTTCGCGTCCAGCGATGATTCCCCGCTCCTGGACGCGGCCACGGTGGCGGAGGACCTTGTCTCGGATGTTGACCGCTTCGTGGCGGTCATGGATGCGATCTCTGGTGGGAGGTTCCTCAGAGGGGAGGTGAACGGGTTGGCGGCGCCGTGGGCGGAGATGCCTTGGTTGAAGGACAAAGGGTACTACAGCTTGGAGGCGTTTGTGGTAAATCGGCTTGAGGTTGCTCTGAGGTTGTCGTGGCTTAGCTCCCAGGGAGGCAAGAAGCTGAAGGGTGGGAAGGCAGCCAAGGAGAAAGCCTTGACTGCTGGTCTGGCGGCAAATGCTTTTTGGAGGAAGAAAGGTTGCTTGGACTGGTGGGCGGGGTTGGATCCTGGAGGAAGGAAAAAAATCTTTGAGGCCTTCTTGGGGAAGGCAGCTAAATCTCTG GCAAATGAAATTATCAGGGAATCAGAACTTGCCTCGTGGAATGAACTTTGTTTTCACAAGCTTGATGGTGAATTCCAACTAAGATATGGTCCCATTCCTTGTTGGATGAGGTCAAAGAAGCCATTCTTCAGTAGGAAGCCAGATTTTTGCATGGACATCATTACCAACACATCTTCTGGAAGGCCACAATCTCTAGCCAAATATTTGAACTGTTTACTAGTAATTCAGGAGATATGTTCTCTTTATCTTAGTGAATATGAAGAAAAGATAATGCTCTTTAGTACACTACCATCTGCTGATACCATATCTGATTCTATTTTAAGGAAACTACAAAAACTCCTCATGGGTATTTATACTAACTATATAAATGTTGAACTTCTGGGAGATGCAAAGTTGAAGACCAATCAAAACAAAAGTCAACAGAAGTCTAACACTGGCTGTCTCAAAGGGAAGAAGAAATCTCGTAGTTCTGGGAAGCCGAGGTCTGTTCCAAAGGCATCCAAAGTTGATTCCACCTCATGCGAAACTTCAGTG GGTCATGAATGTGGAGCAGACAGTGCACGTGATAGCACAACTAGGCTTTGTTCCCAAGAGGAGACTATTTTGCCAATGGATAATCAGAAGGCTAAAACAACTacaactacactgaaagatcatgGAAATGGGACTCCATCAGCAGAGAATGACACT GAAAATATTGGCGACTCGTTTGAGTGCAAGAGCCATACCAGTAAGAAGAAAAGTGGAAGAAGAAGAGCTAAAACTAAAAGTAAAATCTCAAGCTCAATGAAAGTTGGATGTCCTGatcttgaggataaaagatctgcTCTTTCATCCCTTGCTGTGGATATTGAAAGGAAAGAAGCCATTGATCCCTTGTTGAATGTATTAAGTGGTCCAGCAACTGTTACTCCCTTGTCGAATGGATCTGCTATCATTTCTGATCCATCACCAGTAGATAATTCATGTGAGCCTTATCACGAGCCAGGTTTAATGGATGAGAATGGGAATACAGGGTGCATGAAAAAGGATCTTGATCTTCATAATACCATAAACCACTGTGTTACTGGGTTGTGCTTTTCCAAAAGTTCAGACAGATCAGAAATCCACTATGAATGCAAGTGTGACTCACAATCTACTAATACATTAGAAGTGGTGCCACAAATATCTATGACAAACAGTGCAATCTGCTGTGATGAAACTAGTGCAAATTCTGTTGATCCATCCATGAAGTGTTTAGAGAACGAAAACAGATATCAGGTATCCAATCTTTCTTTACCTATGCCTGAGCCAACTATTAAAGGCAGATCATATGATTGGCCTGAAACCAAGATTAATAATTCTGAAAATCTATGCAAAATAACTTCACAGTTTGTTGCTTCTTCAATAAACCAAGAAGGTTTTGCAAATGATGATGGTTCTGTAATTCAAAATGATAGTAAAACATGCTATTCATATAATCAAACAAATACTTTTGAAGGAAAATCATATGAGTGGCCTGTCATAGCGCCCCATAATTTTTCATCTTTCAATTCACAGCATGTTCCTGCTGCTACGGAGAGGCTACATTTGGATGTTGGACATGAATGGCCTGCTTACCGTCATCAGTCCTTCCTATGTTCGAGGCATCAGGCAAGGCTCCCTTCCAACGAGGGTGGATGCAACCATATCTTACCTCCTCTAACTTTGCCAATGAGTTTTGATTGGCCTCCTATGGTTAAAAGTTGTACTCGATTGAGTCAAACAGTGACTGTAAGCTATGATTCTGGATATAATTCAAGGCTGCAATCTTCATATTGTACAGGTTTTTCGGGTCATGCAGTTCAAAATACTGGTACTTTTAGTGAGAATGACAGAATTCATACTGGAGATATTCTGGATGTATATGATATGAAAAACATGTCGGATTTGGCAGAGGATACTGAAAGCTATTGGCTTTCGGAGGAGGAAATAGAGAGTCATATGCTATCTGGGAGGGATTATAATCAGTTTTTTGGTGGTGGAGTGATGTACTGGAATCCTGCTGAACATGTTGGATCAGGTTTTTCTCGCCCACCATCTCATAGTTCTGATGATAGTGGATGGGCTTGGCACGAGGCTGATCTTAACAGAGCTATAGATGATATGGTTGGAGTGCCTGGATTATCTGCTTCATACAATACAAATGGTCTAGCCTCACCAACTGCCACTCAATTTTGTTCACCATTTGACACCGTGGGACCTGGACACCAATCCGTTGGTTATGCTGTTTCAGGAAATGATATTACTGGGAAGGTTATTAACTCTTCCTCAGTGCCAGATATTCCTGAAGAAAAAGCTCCAAAATCCATGAATAATTCACCTAGTGTCATTGAAGGAGTGAAAGGAGATACACTTCCATTCTCAATGTTGCGGCCAATCATTGTTCCAAGCATGTCGAGAAGGGGATCCAGATCGGAATTTAAGCTTGGCTATGAACACAAAAGCCCATGTGTGCCTTCTAGTAGGAGGGATGTTCCCCAAAtcaagagaccaccatcccccgtGGTACTTTGTGTTCCTCGAGTGCCTCGCCCTCCTCCACCTTCTCCTGTAGGAGAATCTAGAAAGCGTGGCTTCCCAATTGTTAGGTCTGGAAGCTCAAGTCCCAGACACTGGGGTGTTAGGTTTTCTGATGAAAGTGGTTCTGAGGAAAGTCAATGTTGTTTTGATGGTGCTGAAGTTGTATGGCCTTCATGGGGAAACAAAGGCCTTACCACCAATCCCATGGTTCGGTCAATTCATGGACCTTTATTGACAGATCATCTCATCACAATTCCCCAGCTTGCCTTCGATCAGGAACAT CCTGATGTGGCTTTACCATTGCAACCTCCAGAGTTGTTGAATTGTTCATCTGCTAAAACATCCTTGTCTATCATGCACAATCTTCTTCATGAGGAAATCGATTTTTTTTGCAAGCAG GTTGCTGCTGAGAATCTGATTAAGAAGCCCTACATTAATTGGGCTGTCAAGAGGGTAACGCGTTCCCTTCAAGTCCTCTGGCCTCGCTCCAggacaaacatatttggttctaaTGCGACTGGTTTAGCTCTTCCAACTAGTGATGTAGATATCGTGGTTTCTCTTCCTCCAGTGCGGAATTTG GAACCTATCAAAGAAGCTGGAATTTTGGAAGGTCGTAATGGTATCAAGGAAACATGCCTTCAG CATGCAGCTAGATACCTTGCAAACCAGGAGTGGGTTAGAAATGACTCCCTCAAGACCATAGAGAATACTGCG ATTCCTGTAATCATGCTGGTTGCAGAAGTTCCTGACGACATTGATATTTCAAGAAAGAAATCCTCCATGGTGGATATACCACGAGCACTTTCAAGCATGGTTCCTGGGAGACAATGCAACATTCCTACTACTGATCTTTCTAGTACAGACTGTACCTCTTGGCCATATTCAAAAATGAAAAAGGATGATAACATTGATGTAAAGTCGATTCGTCTTGATATCAGCTTCAAATCAGCATCACATACTGGACTTCAAACTTCTGAACTG GACTACAGTAGCAGCTTAAATTGCCGATACATGTGGCACTCACTGAATGGTGTAAGGATGATGAGTTAG